In Solanum stenotomum isolate F172 chromosome 6, ASM1918654v1, whole genome shotgun sequence, one DNA window encodes the following:
- the LOC125868611 gene encoding uncharacterized protein LOC125868611 yields the protein MGAVSKQAAKDLVWYPAQNWCRAYFDTVCKNHSCENNFTESFNKWILEARAKPIIKMLENIRIKLQRSKQPAQDVPMSAPQASQEESGSVFMPTPGFIASSSQQSSQPAGPSNSKKIEKKPTGPSKSKRKIVADESEDEQHVAPSSAVADEDRGEHESEDEQIILRPKAISEARTRLQAKKIQIQQTGTRRIGFKGDDNGVSIPTNLPYSERKLAWKEKKL from the exons ATGGGTGCTGTGTCTAAACAAGCTGCAAAGGATTTGGTATGGTACCCTGCACAAAACTGGTGCAGGGCTTATTTTGACACAGTCTGCAAAAATCACTCATGTGAGAATAATTTTACCGAGTCATTCAACAAATGGATTCTAGAAGCAAGGGCAAAACCTATAATCAAGATGTTAGAAAATATTAGAATCAAG cTTCAAAGATCAAAACAACCAGCCCAAGATGTGCCAATGTCAGCACCCCAAGCCAGTCAAGAAGAATCTGGTAGTGTCTTCATGCCTACTCCTGGCTTTATTGCTTCTTCAAGTCAACAGAGTAGCCAACCTGCTGGTCcttcaaattcaaagaaaattgaaaagaaaccTACTGGACCTTCAAAGTCAAAGAGAAAAATAGTTGCTGATGAATCTGAGGATGAGCAACATGTTGCACCTTCAAGTGCAGTTGCTGATGAGGATAGAGGTGAGCATGAAAGTGAAGACGAGCAGATAATTCTAAGGCCGAAGGCAATTTCTGAAGCTAGGACTAGGCTTCAAGCTAAAAAGATACAGATTCAACAAACAGGTACTAGGAGGATTGGCTTCAAAGGAGATGACAATGGTGTGAGCATTCCAACTAATCTGCCATACTCAGAAAGAAAATTGGCATGGAAGGAAAAGAAACTATGA